In Paenibacillus sp. 1781tsa1, one DNA window encodes the following:
- a CDS encoding PepSY domain-containing protein, which translates to MMNKHKLWIGSLSAAVLLGGSAVAASGNVNGQSVQTTPTSTTQSVTQNQNSTGKMLNASQAKALALKAADGKVDDVDLERRNGQTFYEVEIDRKGKNDVVVRLDAYTGKILAVVDDEDYDDDDDYQGSVTGNTSNSSASKQVKLTASQASNIALKQVTGGKVTKVELDHDDGRYVYEIELRTAQGEADVDIDANTGKVLSFDQDFDDQD; encoded by the coding sequence ATGATGAACAAACATAAACTTTGGATTGGTAGCTTGTCAGCAGCAGTATTACTAGGTGGATCGGCCGTAGCGGCTAGCGGGAATGTGAACGGACAATCGGTACAAACTACACCAACGTCAACAACACAATCCGTAACACAGAATCAGAACAGCACAGGCAAAATGCTGAATGCATCCCAAGCAAAAGCGTTAGCGTTGAAAGCAGCCGATGGTAAAGTGGATGACGTGGATCTGGAGCGTAGAAACGGCCAAACGTTCTATGAAGTTGAGATCGACAGAAAAGGCAAAAATGATGTTGTCGTTCGTCTGGATGCTTATACCGGAAAAATCCTGGCGGTCGTGGATGATGAAGACTACGATGATGACGATGACTATCAAGGCTCTGTAACAGGCAATACATCTAACAGCTCTGCTTCCAAGCAGGTCAAATTGACGGCATCCCAAGCTTCAAACATTGCGTTGAAACAAGTTACGGGTGGTAAAGTAACCAAAGTCGAGCTGGATCATGATGATGGTCGCTACGTGTATGAGATCGAACTGAGAACCGCTCAAGGTGAAGCAGATGTAGATATCGATGCCAACACAGGTAAAGTGTTATCGTTTGACCAGGATTTTGACGACCAGGATTAA
- a CDS encoding response regulator transcription factor produces MNEAVLVIEDEPKIARLLELELQYEGYQVGKAGSGTEGLEKYADGQWDLILLDVMLPGLSGIEVLRRVRAKDATVPIIMLTAKDSVEDKVSGLDLGANDYITKPFQIEELLARVRAALRLSAVASVVSSASTSTPADTGNDSSGHKHEAEAGWLTAAGLKLNEGTREVSRDGVAIELTPREFDLLVYLLQNQRQVLSRDQIVQAVWGYDYYGDTNVVDVYIRYVRKKVDNGFTPPLIHTVRGVGYVLKEQS; encoded by the coding sequence ATGAACGAAGCCGTGCTGGTCATAGAGGATGAGCCCAAAATAGCACGTCTGCTTGAACTGGAATTACAATATGAGGGATATCAGGTGGGCAAGGCAGGTAGTGGAACAGAAGGATTGGAGAAGTATGCAGACGGGCAATGGGATCTGATTTTGCTTGATGTGATGCTGCCTGGTCTGAGTGGAATTGAGGTGTTGCGCCGAGTTCGGGCCAAAGATGCTACAGTTCCGATCATTATGCTCACCGCCAAAGATTCTGTGGAAGACAAAGTATCCGGCCTGGATCTCGGAGCCAATGACTATATCACCAAGCCGTTCCAGATTGAAGAACTGCTTGCCCGAGTTCGGGCCGCATTGCGGCTTAGTGCAGTGGCGTCTGTTGTTTCTTCCGCGTCTACGTCTACACCTGCTGATACAGGCAATGACTCGTCTGGGCATAAGCATGAAGCTGAGGCAGGCTGGTTGACGGCTGCCGGGTTGAAACTGAATGAAGGAACGCGAGAAGTATCGCGAGATGGCGTAGCCATTGAACTTACGCCACGTGAGTTCGACCTGCTGGTGTATCTGCTGCAGAATCAACGTCAGGTGCTCAGTCGTGATCAGATTGTGCAGGCTGTGTGGGGATACGATTATTATGGAGACACCAATGTGGTGGATGTGTACATCCGTTATGTGCGCAAAAAGGTGGATAACGGATTCACACCGCCCTTAATACATACCGTACGGGGCGTAGGATACGTCCTGAAGGAACAGTCATGA
- a CDS encoding SDR family oxidoreductase: MNVLVIGANGQIGKFVVEQLAQEGKHKVTAMIRKPEQADALKELGADVVIGDLEGSVEDLAEAMKDHNAIVFTAGSGGSTGQDKTLLIDLDGAVKTMEAAEQQGISRYILVSAYGADQREKWSESIKPYYVAKHYADRALFASDLNYTIIRPGGLKNEPGTGKIAVGTDLEPGSIPREDVARVIAASLQEEKTYRMAFDLIAGEHQIDDALGKL, translated from the coding sequence ATGAACGTTTTAGTTATAGGAGCAAATGGGCAAATCGGCAAGTTTGTGGTGGAGCAGCTGGCACAGGAAGGCAAACATAAAGTAACGGCCATGATCCGCAAACCGGAGCAGGCGGATGCATTAAAGGAACTCGGTGCCGATGTGGTGATCGGGGATCTGGAGGGCAGTGTGGAGGACTTGGCTGAAGCCATGAAGGATCATAATGCGATTGTGTTTACAGCGGGTTCTGGCGGATCTACTGGTCAGGACAAAACCCTGTTGATTGATCTCGATGGAGCAGTTAAAACGATGGAAGCCGCTGAGCAGCAAGGCATCTCCAGATATATTCTGGTCAGTGCGTATGGTGCAGATCAACGGGAGAAATGGTCAGAGTCCATTAAGCCTTATTACGTGGCGAAACATTATGCGGATCGTGCCTTGTTTGCAAGTGATCTGAATTACACCATTATCCGCCCGGGTGGTCTGAAGAATGAACCAGGCACAGGCAAGATTGCGGTAGGAACTGATCTGGAACCGGGGAGTATTCCGCGAGAAGATGTGGCCCGCGTAATTGCGGCTTCTTTGCAGGAAGAGAAGACATACCGGATGGCCTTTGATCTGATTGCTGGGGAGCATCAGATTGATGATGCCTTGGGCAAACTGTAA
- a CDS encoding ATP-binding protein has translation MSLRSKIYGYSSVLFAVLLIAVNLSVYIVFERMSIDNEVNRVEAEAESIVKGVRQSAGSIPPDDLLRAYAPVNGMLRIVNEDGTSSPVTTTSASEQLSKLPYKYESEKKSEYTQVEQIGYVWVSVPVIWPDGEVVNVQVTESIAETENRLSVLRTVLVAVTIIALIPAIISSRILANRMTRPIQQMTRTMSDIQSSGQFKRLPLEEGSKDELKTMGQTFNRMMDLLESNFERQERFVSDASHELKTPLTIIESYASLLQRRGKERPEVFDEAVEAILSESVRMREMTEQLLLLAKQPEQWNVQLEPVDITRLAMDSTRAFREAYHREVRFVDPGPIWAISDESKLKQLLFILLDNARKYSEDAIEVRLEAKGQECRIRIVDTGIGMREDELEKVFDRFYRVDPARTRSLGASGSGLGLSLAKELAGAVGARIELTSTEGEGTEASIILPISVQNGPLS, from the coding sequence ATGAGCCTGCGCAGTAAAATCTACGGATATTCGTCTGTATTATTTGCTGTGCTGTTAATCGCGGTGAACCTGTCCGTCTATATCGTGTTTGAACGAATGTCGATAGATAACGAGGTTAATCGGGTGGAAGCGGAAGCGGAGTCTATTGTCAAAGGAGTGCGTCAGTCTGCCGGCTCCATTCCGCCGGACGACTTGCTGCGGGCCTACGCGCCTGTGAACGGCATGCTTCGGATCGTTAATGAAGACGGCACCAGTTCTCCGGTGACGACAACATCAGCTTCCGAGCAGCTGAGCAAGCTGCCCTATAAGTATGAAAGTGAGAAGAAATCGGAGTATACCCAAGTGGAACAGATTGGCTATGTGTGGGTTTCCGTCCCGGTCATCTGGCCTGATGGTGAGGTAGTGAATGTACAGGTCACCGAGAGCATTGCAGAGACGGAGAATCGTCTGTCTGTACTGCGTACTGTGCTAGTGGCAGTCACGATTATTGCCCTGATTCCGGCCATTATCTCCAGCCGAATTCTCGCGAACCGGATGACCAGACCGATTCAGCAGATGACACGTACGATGAGTGACATTCAGTCCAGCGGACAATTCAAGCGTCTTCCTCTGGAGGAAGGATCGAAGGATGAATTGAAAACGATGGGACAGACGTTTAACCGGATGATGGACCTGCTCGAATCCAACTTTGAGCGGCAGGAGCGATTCGTATCGGATGCATCTCATGAACTCAAAACGCCGCTGACCATTATTGAGAGCTATGCCAGTCTGCTTCAGCGGCGAGGAAAAGAGCGACCTGAAGTATTCGATGAAGCTGTAGAAGCGATCCTGTCCGAATCGGTTCGCATGCGGGAGATGACCGAGCAATTGTTACTGCTTGCGAAGCAGCCGGAGCAGTGGAATGTGCAGTTGGAGCCAGTGGATATCACGAGACTTGCAATGGATTCCACACGTGCGTTTCGCGAAGCTTACCACCGGGAAGTCCGGTTTGTCGATCCAGGTCCAATCTGGGCAATCAGCGATGAGAGCAAGCTGAAGCAACTGTTGTTTATTTTGCTGGATAATGCCCGGAAGTATAGTGAAGATGCAATTGAAGTCAGGCTTGAAGCCAAGGGGCAGGAGTGCCGAATTCGGATCGTGGATACCGGGATTGGTATGCGGGAGGACGAGCTGGAGAAGGTATTTGACCGATTCTACCGGGTTGATCCGGCCAGAACACGCAGCTTGGGCGCAAGCGGTTCGGGACTGGGATTGTCGCTTGCGAAAGAACTTGCAGGAGCAGTGGGAGCCCGGATTGAATTGACCAGCACCGAGGGTGAAGGCACCGAGGCTTCAATTATTTTGCCAATATCCGTTCAGAACGGGCCGCTCTCATGA
- a CDS encoding PepSY domain-containing protein: protein MTEHEQRPPEMKRHEQGNSGWAKSRRSLWWGSGLLIVLIVAAIAWWKPWQSTGAVLTAEAAAQSVLDQYPGEIVNSTLKDGTYIMQLRSETGLYDVQVDAVTATVNSIKRLESNPQAEEKTLWSREQIKTALLKQQIDNQLVSLELVEQQGSPVYTAVVKAKDNSREELTIDPYTGETISSKTIAAPTTEPTKDDPKPQFLSEKQAKQKALAEVPGEVDDIELRGTNSGNPYYLVEIDLEDGREAIVQVNAISGAIRSVTWDEDED, encoded by the coding sequence ATGACAGAGCATGAGCAGCGACCACCGGAGATGAAGCGGCATGAACAGGGGAACAGTGGATGGGCGAAATCGCGAAGATCACTCTGGTGGGGCTCAGGGCTTCTCATTGTGCTGATTGTGGCAGCAATTGCTTGGTGGAAGCCTTGGCAATCGACGGGTGCGGTACTTACGGCAGAAGCGGCAGCTCAATCCGTACTGGATCAATATCCGGGTGAAATTGTGAATTCCACGTTGAAGGACGGGACGTATATCATGCAGCTCCGTTCGGAGACCGGATTATATGACGTGCAGGTGGATGCCGTCACGGCTACGGTGAATTCTATCAAGCGGCTGGAGTCGAACCCACAAGCGGAAGAGAAGACGTTATGGAGCCGCGAGCAGATCAAGACGGCATTGTTAAAACAACAAATAGATAACCAATTGGTCTCGCTTGAACTTGTAGAGCAGCAAGGCAGTCCGGTATACACGGCGGTAGTGAAGGCGAAGGATAACAGCCGTGAAGAACTCACGATTGATCCATATACGGGAGAGACGATATCGTCCAAAACAATAGCAGCCCCGACAACTGAACCAACCAAGGATGATCCCAAACCTCAGTTTCTGAGCGAGAAACAAGCCAAGCAGAAGGCACTTGCAGAGGTCCCGGGGGAAGTGGACGATATCGAACTGCGTGGAACCAACAGCGGGAATCCGTATTATCTGGTTGAGATTGATCTGGAGGATGGCCGGGAGGCTATTGTGCAAGTGAACGCGATCTCGGGAGCCATTCGGTCCGTGACATGGGATGAAGACGAGGATTAA
- a CDS encoding RICIN domain-containing protein: MAMNDGWLKKNTHSRRFRFTQHLSYLLVLVLALQSVGMLLAPGSNASAAPLSVTNGVQFKDTNGNIVHAHGGGMIKANGYYYWFGENRNPNGTFKAVSVYRSSDLKNWEYRNDVLTSSSAVELNISNIERPKVIYNSATGKYVLWMHKENGLDYGEARVAVATSNTVDGNYTYVGSYRPLGYDSRDMTVYNDNGTAYLISATRVNADLNIYKLTPDFLGVESLVTTLWPGQYREAPALFKKDGVYFLITSGATGWNPNQAKYATASSITGTWSGLSNFGDSTTYGSQSTYVVPVEGSQTTSYLYMGDRWAGAWSGPVQDSKYVWLPLSFPSATSLAMNWASSITIDTATGTVTGVNTPDVWDVNASYQLISRKSNKLLNVIGGSSANGADLEQRADGGTTSQQWQITDAGGGYVKIINRSSGKLIGVENGATTDGAVIEQWNDGGWASQQWQLVHVGGGYYKLKNRSTGKVLDISGQSLADGAAAIQWTDNGGTNQHFQIVKVQ, from the coding sequence ATGGCTATGAACGATGGATGGTTGAAAAAGAATACACACTCACGCCGCTTTCGCTTTACTCAGCACTTGAGTTATCTGCTTGTTTTGGTGCTGGCGCTGCAATCAGTAGGCATGCTGCTCGCACCTGGATCGAATGCTTCAGCTGCTCCGCTCAGTGTAACGAACGGGGTACAGTTCAAGGACACCAATGGCAATATCGTACATGCTCATGGGGGCGGGATGATCAAGGCGAATGGGTATTATTACTGGTTTGGGGAGAACCGCAATCCGAATGGAACGTTCAAGGCCGTGTCCGTGTATCGTTCATCGGATCTGAAGAACTGGGAGTATCGCAATGATGTGCTCACCAGCAGCTCGGCAGTTGAGCTAAATATCTCGAACATTGAACGTCCGAAGGTCATCTACAACAGTGCTACCGGCAAATACGTACTTTGGATGCACAAGGAGAATGGTCTGGACTATGGCGAGGCCAGAGTGGCCGTAGCTACTTCTAATACGGTTGATGGGAACTACACGTATGTGGGAAGTTATCGTCCACTTGGATATGATTCCAGAGATATGACGGTGTATAACGATAACGGAACGGCTTACCTAATCTCCGCGACCCGAGTGAATGCAGATCTGAATATATATAAGCTGACCCCGGATTTCCTGGGTGTGGAATCGCTTGTTACAACACTATGGCCAGGACAATATCGTGAAGCACCTGCTTTATTCAAAAAAGACGGCGTCTACTTCCTGATCACCTCGGGTGCAACCGGCTGGAATCCAAATCAGGCCAAATATGCAACAGCCTCCAGTATTACAGGCACATGGAGCGGCCTTAGCAACTTCGGAGACAGCACAACGTATGGTTCTCAATCCACCTATGTCGTTCCAGTAGAGGGTTCACAGACCACATCCTATCTCTACATGGGCGATCGCTGGGCTGGGGCGTGGAGCGGGCCTGTGCAGGATTCCAAGTATGTCTGGCTGCCACTCTCGTTCCCAAGCGCAACCAGTCTGGCGATGAACTGGGCCAGCAGTATCACGATTGATACAGCAACAGGTACTGTGACCGGAGTGAATACACCGGATGTCTGGGACGTGAATGCTTCATATCAGCTGATTAGCCGTAAAAGCAACAAGTTACTGAATGTCATCGGGGGTTCCTCCGCCAACGGTGCGGATTTGGAGCAGCGGGCAGATGGGGGAACAACAAGTCAACAGTGGCAGATTACTGATGCGGGTGGCGGTTATGTCAAAATCATCAACCGTTCCAGTGGCAAACTGATCGGTGTGGAAAATGGTGCTACCACCGATGGAGCTGTCATTGAACAGTGGAATGATGGGGGCTGGGCCAGCCAGCAATGGCAGCTCGTCCATGTAGGTGGTGGATATTATAAACTGAAGAACCGCAGTACAGGCAAGGTTTTGGACATCTCCGGTCAATCGTTGGCAGATGGTGCTGCGGCCATCCAGTGGACGGATAATGGTGGTACGAACCAGCATTTTCAGATTGTAAAAGTGCAGTAA
- a CDS encoding NAD(P)/FAD-dependent oxidoreductase, protein MSKQILILGGGYGGLLTALTARQYLSPEEATITVVNRYPTHQIITELHRLAAGSIAEQAVALPLEKLLRGKNVNLKIDTVDTIKPDEKKVLMTSGSTYSYDALVVALGSETAFFGIPGLQEYSFTLKSVSDANRIRAHVEARLDAYKQSGNKADATFVIGGGGLTGIELVGEFADLLPAVCQEKGIDFKEVSLYTVEAGPSILAGFPPELVDRAKSSLEKRGVNFIVGVAITEMKENEVLLKDGSSIPTNTLVWTGGVQGNAVVANSGIEVDRGRAKVTEVLQSTSHKDVFVAGDSAVVFPSEGARPYPPTAQLAWQMGETIGHNLGVMFKGGAMESFTPVFSGTLGSLGRKDAVGMIGGNQTRLKGLPATMMKEASNIRYLAHIHGLFALAY, encoded by the coding sequence ATGTCGAAGCAAATTTTGATCTTGGGTGGAGGATACGGCGGTCTGTTGACTGCATTGACTGCACGTCAATACTTGTCTCCGGAAGAAGCGACAATTACTGTCGTTAACCGTTACCCTACACACCAAATTATCACGGAACTGCACCGTCTTGCAGCAGGAAGCATTGCTGAACAAGCTGTTGCTCTTCCACTTGAAAAATTGCTGCGTGGCAAAAACGTGAACTTGAAAATCGATACGGTGGATACAATCAAGCCGGACGAGAAAAAAGTTCTGATGACCAGCGGCTCCACATACTCTTACGATGCACTTGTCGTTGCTCTGGGCAGCGAAACGGCATTCTTCGGAATTCCGGGATTGCAAGAGTACAGCTTCACGCTCAAATCGGTTAGCGATGCAAACCGTATTCGTGCACACGTTGAAGCTCGTCTTGATGCTTACAAACAGTCCGGCAACAAAGCAGACGCTACGTTTGTTATTGGTGGCGGCGGCTTGACAGGTATTGAGCTTGTTGGCGAATTCGCTGACCTGCTTCCTGCAGTATGTCAAGAAAAAGGGATCGATTTCAAAGAAGTATCCCTGTACACAGTTGAAGCAGGCCCTTCCATCCTGGCAGGTTTCCCGCCAGAGCTGGTTGATCGTGCTAAATCGAGTCTTGAGAAACGTGGCGTTAACTTCATCGTTGGCGTAGCGATTACTGAGATGAAAGAAAATGAAGTTCTGCTGAAAGACGGCAGCTCGATTCCTACGAATACACTCGTATGGACAGGTGGCGTACAAGGCAACGCTGTTGTTGCTAACAGCGGAATTGAAGTGGATCGTGGCCGTGCGAAAGTTACGGAAGTTCTGCAATCTACTTCTCACAAAGACGTGTTTGTTGCTGGTGACAGCGCAGTGGTCTTCCCTAGCGAAGGTGCTCGCCCTTACCCTCCAACAGCACAATTGGCTTGGCAAATGGGTGAAACCATCGGTCACAACCTGGGCGTAATGTTCAAAGGTGGCGCAATGGAATCCTTCACACCAGTATTCTCCGGTACGCTGGGAAGTCTGGGTCGTAAAGATGCTGTCGGCATGATCGGTGGCAACCAGACTCGTCTGAAAGGTCTGCCTGCAACCATGATGAAAGAAGCAAGTAACATCCGTTACCTGGCTCATATTCACGGTTTGTTCGCACTGGCTTACTAA
- a CDS encoding CsbD family protein, which yields MSNSTGDKIKAGVNKAKGEVKDQIGNATNNRSLQAEGKKDKAKGAVQDKIADIKKDHH from the coding sequence ATGAGTAATTCAACTGGCGATAAAATCAAAGCAGGCGTAAATAAAGCCAAAGGCGAAGTGAAGGATCAGATCGGTAATGCAACCAACAACAGATCCCTTCAGGCTGAGGGTAAAAAAGACAAAGCCAAAGGTGCTGTACAGGATAAAATTGCCGACATTAAAAAAGATCATCACTAG
- a CDS encoding RNA polymerase sigma factor, whose protein sequence is MDGLTNNRHIRPGEDEILEDRQKEQDITLIQRAQTGDTEAFGELIHRYRGQLFRYVRSLTYDSYLAEDILQDGLIRAFIHMGQLQNAERFMAWMQRIVRNQAYSHMQRQKQLREEHFSSFFAFGFGADDASWSDQDSLDITLNHLLNDSNRRSQETGYDPYQAVAQQEMRNNLHRLLGCLNEREQQVFTSYWMEQLSPQEMACKFNLTSANVYQILSRSRKKVAQLHIHLSVEEMLAEWNSLGQNRLTLEEPLSFRAPQTWNSAAASIHEMLGYTGPSPSLPMVMGMSGLSFRLTILPQDIHIAGPTAYNFKEVLTRGLQHMGYRSHAVEALASDAGLNANLVDPSMLEEKAKGKRLLNPRLVQALSLIRYAIHRGIPAVVWDLNIPEFGLIYGYDDAARTLYGTDFIKSGTIPYDHVGRGVNQEVFVLAAESDGIIREMNLHGALTAVLAHYRGEDAYTLPNTVSGVTAYAVWREALEYRRVEPNGHAYNIAVLWDARRYASEFFKEVSLKWASNACYSSLIPFCLQAEELYRNMSQKLNTLVELFPFPDGGLPNEKLHADQAISILLEVEELERAAVVVIKALLEGMDQHSPEIVMV, encoded by the coding sequence ATGGATGGATTAACTAACAATCGCCATATTAGACCAGGGGAAGATGAGATATTAGAGGATCGGCAAAAGGAGCAGGATATCACGCTTATCCAACGAGCCCAAACGGGGGACACAGAGGCCTTTGGAGAGTTGATTCACCGTTACCGTGGGCAATTGTTTCGATATGTACGATCACTTACGTATGATTCTTATCTCGCAGAAGACATTTTACAGGATGGGCTTATTCGTGCGTTCATTCATATGGGACAGCTTCAGAATGCTGAGCGTTTTATGGCCTGGATGCAGCGCATTGTGCGTAATCAGGCATACTCACATATGCAGCGCCAAAAGCAGCTGCGGGAAGAACATTTTTCTTCGTTCTTTGCATTTGGATTTGGAGCCGATGATGCCTCATGGAGCGATCAAGACTCGCTCGACATAACGCTGAATCATCTTTTGAATGACTCAAATCGGAGATCGCAGGAGACAGGCTATGATCCGTATCAAGCTGTTGCTCAGCAGGAAATGAGAAACAATCTCCACAGGCTGTTGGGTTGTCTGAATGAAAGAGAACAACAGGTCTTCACATCATATTGGATGGAGCAGCTATCACCGCAAGAAATGGCCTGCAAATTCAATCTGACAAGTGCCAATGTGTATCAAATTCTATCTCGTTCACGTAAAAAAGTGGCTCAGCTTCATATTCATTTATCTGTAGAAGAAATGCTGGCAGAGTGGAATTCACTCGGGCAAAATCGATTGACTCTGGAGGAACCCCTTTCGTTTCGGGCTCCCCAAACTTGGAACTCGGCAGCAGCATCCATTCACGAGATGTTAGGTTATACCGGTCCATCTCCGTCTCTCCCCATGGTTATGGGGATGAGTGGACTTTCTTTTCGGCTAACCATCCTGCCTCAGGACATACATATCGCTGGACCTACCGCCTATAACTTCAAAGAGGTGCTTACAAGAGGATTGCAACATATGGGTTATCGTTCCCATGCGGTTGAGGCTTTGGCGAGCGATGCGGGACTCAATGCCAATCTGGTCGATCCTTCGATGCTAGAGGAGAAAGCGAAAGGGAAAAGGTTGCTTAATCCAAGACTTGTCCAGGCCCTCTCCCTGATACGTTACGCCATTCATCGGGGAATTCCGGCCGTCGTGTGGGATCTGAATATTCCCGAATTCGGGTTGATCTATGGCTATGATGATGCAGCCCGGACCCTATACGGTACCGATTTCATTAAATCAGGAACAATTCCCTATGATCATGTAGGCCGGGGTGTGAATCAGGAGGTATTTGTATTGGCAGCGGAATCGGATGGCATAATACGAGAAATGAACTTGCACGGGGCACTGACAGCTGTGTTGGCTCATTATCGTGGAGAGGACGCGTATACCTTGCCGAACACAGTCAGTGGTGTGACTGCCTATGCAGTCTGGAGAGAAGCCCTAGAATACAGACGGGTAGAACCAAACGGTCACGCCTATAACATTGCGGTTTTGTGGGATGCAAGACGTTATGCAAGTGAGTTTTTCAAGGAAGTTTCTCTAAAGTGGGCTTCGAATGCCTGCTATTCCAGTTTAATTCCATTCTGTCTTCAGGCAGAAGAGTTATATCGAAACATGTCCCAAAAATTAAATACACTCGTGGAATTATTTCCTTTTCCAGATGGAGGACTGCCTAATGAGAAGCTTCATGCTGATCAGGCTATCTCGATACTTCTGGAAGTGGAGGAATTGGAGCGAGCCGCTGTCGTTGTAATAAAAGCGTTGCTTGAAGGAATGGATCAGCATTCCCCAGAAATAGTTATGGTGTGA
- a CDS encoding DUF1641 domain-containing protein encodes MSQSPTQQEVPVTEGANVSERQSLDVLDQLMKPEVQESLTVLVENLPKLAEMVTAMTKAYDFAQSVATDKVLISDTMSAMGEFAKPVVDKAKGVASAAIEANDRAQTEQTSVGLFAMLKMLKDPNVQQSLRFAQSFLSILNERQQPKR; translated from the coding sequence ATGTCACAATCGCCTACTCAACAAGAGGTGCCAGTTACAGAAGGTGCCAACGTTTCCGAGCGCCAGTCCTTGGACGTTCTGGATCAACTGATGAAGCCTGAGGTACAGGAGTCTTTAACCGTTCTGGTGGAGAACCTGCCTAAATTGGCTGAAATGGTTACTGCTATGACAAAAGCTTATGACTTTGCACAAAGTGTAGCAACAGACAAAGTTCTGATCAGCGACACAATGAGCGCAATGGGCGAGTTCGCTAAGCCTGTTGTAGACAAAGCTAAAGGTGTAGCTTCTGCTGCCATCGAAGCCAATGACCGTGCGCAAACAGAGCAAACTTCAGTTGGCTTGTTCGCTATGCTGAAAATGCTTAAAGATCCAAACGTACAACAATCGCTTCGTTTTGCTCAATCTTTCCTGAGCATCCTGAACGAGCGTCAACAACCGAAACGTTAA
- a CDS encoding ABC transporter ATP-binding protein yields MSEQQVLSIEGLRMRYNGRYVLNGIDLEVNRGEMIGYIGPNGAGKSTTVKILLGLVEGYVGTVRIFGKDIADGDVEYKRRIGYVPEVAELYEQLTPAEYLTFTGELYGISYEDADYKAKLLMDCFGLEKSYHSRIASFSKGMRQKVLLISALLHDPELLFLDEPLSGLDANSVMVVKEILSQLSAKGTTIFYSSHIMDVVEKISSRIVLIAEGRVVADGTFKQLQQQSSEGTLEEVFNQLTGFNEHIAIAERFVSIVQEVY; encoded by the coding sequence GTGAGTGAACAACAAGTGCTATCTATTGAAGGCTTGCGTATGAGATACAACGGACGTTATGTGTTGAATGGCATCGATCTGGAAGTGAATCGCGGTGAGATGATTGGATATATTGGCCCAAACGGGGCTGGCAAAAGTACGACGGTTAAGATTTTACTCGGGCTGGTTGAAGGGTATGTAGGCACGGTGCGAATCTTTGGTAAAGATATTGCGGATGGCGATGTGGAGTATAAACGCAGAATAGGCTATGTTCCGGAGGTCGCGGAATTATACGAACAATTAACGCCTGCGGAGTACCTGACTTTTACGGGAGAGTTATACGGCATATCCTATGAAGATGCGGATTATAAAGCCAAGTTATTGATGGATTGTTTTGGACTTGAAAAATCATATCATTCCCGCATTGCATCCTTTTCCAAAGGCATGCGGCAGAAAGTGCTGTTAATCTCTGCGCTGCTGCATGACCCGGAACTGTTGTTCCTGGATGAACCGCTCAGCGGATTGGATGCCAATAGTGTGATGGTGGTCAAAGAGATTTTGTCACAATTGTCAGCCAAAGGCACAACCATTTTCTATTCGTCCCACATCATGGATGTGGTGGAGAAGATCAGCAGTCGAATTGTACTGATCGCTGAAGGACGCGTGGTGGCAGATGGTACGTTTAAGCAGCTCCAACAGCAGTCCTCGGAAGGGACGCTGGAGGAAGTATTTAATCAATTGACAGGCTTCAATGAGCACATAGCCATTGCGGAGCGATTTGTATCGATTGTGCAGGAGGTGTACTGA